From the genome of Diorhabda sublineata isolate icDioSubl1.1 chromosome Y, icDioSubl1.1, whole genome shotgun sequence, one region includes:
- the LOC130451911 gene encoding uncharacterized protein LOC130451911: MTTMYGKRQRQNDNMPPMFDIYRKPMFDDSIRKAEYRTYAPFIKSFNCSDIVEFSINQVDSFFAMSETLLCIKGSLEIHGAGDVKLANNVGAFLFDSCTYSESAREMETVRDPGIVSAVRTMTCYNQEDSNHMAIAGWNYPKDPILNVSDKSFNLQIPLKHIFSIFNDYSMITCGRQTIRLVRARNDNDCLYITEKNVSGTLSTTTAKINITSVELKVKHIFPNDDIKLNLMKSIQKDQPIVIPFRKWELHELPSITKGARHEVWAVKTSTSVERPRFVIVFFQTDKRNLSTADPTLFDNADVQSIILSLNGDYWPNERMQLDFAKTDYNEAYFNYTEFYPNYANSTQKRLLLDYSSFKKRALFVIDCSKQEESMKASTVDVKLDIEANLGFSENTKVYCIIIHDCVMEYFPLTEIVKSLN, encoded by the coding sequence atgacaacaatgtaTGGAAAACGTCAACGCCAAAACGACAACATGCCTCCAATGTTTGATATCTACCGTAAGCCGATGTTTGACGATTCAATTCGAAAGGCTGAATACAGAACCTATGCTCCATTTATAAAGTCATTCAATTGCAGTGACATTGTGGAGTTTAGCATTAATCAGGTTGATTCGTTCTTTGCAATGAGCGAAACTTTGTTGTGCATTAAAGGTTCGCTTGAAATACATGGAGCTGGTGACgtaaaattagcaaataatgtTGGAGCCTTTCTATTCGATTCATGTACGTACAGTGAAAGTGCCAGGGAAATGGAAACAGTTCGGGATCCTGGAATAGTGAGTGCCGTACGTACTATGACTTGTTATAACCAAGAAGATTCCAATCATATGGCTATAGCCGGCTGGAATTACCCGAAAGATCCTATTCTGAATGTTAGCGACAAGTCCTTCAACCTTCAAATACctctcaaacatattttcagcattttcaacgattattcaatgattacatGTGGGCGTCAAACAATACGACTAGTTCGGGCACGAAATGATAATGATTGCTTATATATTACTGAAAAGAATGTCTCTGGAACGCTCTCCACTACAACagctaaaataaacattacaagcGTTGAGCTAAAAGTTAAACATATCTTTCCTAATGAcgacataaaattaaatctcatgAAATCCATTCAAAAAGATCAACCTATAGTTATTCCATTTAGGAAGTGGGAGTTACACGAATTACCCTCAATTACTAAAGGAGCAAGACATGAAGTTTGGGCTGTCAAGACATCCACTTCAGTTGAAAGACCtcgttttgttattgttttctttcaaaccgACAAACGTAACTTGAGTACAGCTGACccgactttatttgacaatgCCGACGTACAAAGTATAATACTGTCACTTAATGGTGATTATTGGCCCAATGAAAGAATGCAATTGGATTTCGCTAAAACTGATTACAATGAAGCCTATTTTAACTATACTGAATTCTATCCCAACTACGCAAACTCCACACAGAAGCGCCTCCTGCtggattattcttctttcaagaAACGAGCATTGTTTGTTATCGATTGTTCAAAACAGGAGGAAAGCATGAAGGCATCCACAGTCGATGTGAAACTTGACATTGAAGCAAACCTAGGTTTTTCCGAAAATACCAAAGTCTATTGCATCATAATTCACGATTGTGTAATGGAATACTTCCCCCTCACCGAAATTGTTAAAAGCTTGAACTAG
- the LOC130451912 gene encoding uncharacterized protein LOC130451912, whose translation MSETLLCIKGSLEIHGAGDVKLANNVGAFLFDSCTYSESAREMETVRDPGIVSAVRAMTCYNQEDSNHMAIAGWNYPKDPILNVSDKSFNLQIPLKHIFSIFNDYSMITCGRQTIRLVRARNDNDCLYITEKNVSVTLSTTTAKINITSVELKVKHIFPNDDIKLNLMKSIQKDQPIVIPFRKWELHELPSITKGARHEVWAVKTSTSVERPRFVIVFFQTGKRNLSTADPTLFDNADVQSIRLSLNGDYWPNERMQLDFAKTDYNEAYFNYTEFYPNYANSTQKRPLLDYSSFKKRALFVIDCSKQEESMKASTVDVKLDIEANIGFPENTKVYCIIIHDCVMEYFPLTEIVRSLN comes from the coding sequence ATGAGCGAAACTTTGTTGTGCATTAAAGGTTCGCTTGAAATACACGGAGCTGGTGACgtaaaattagcaaataatgtTGGAGCCTTTCTATTCGATTCATGTACGTACAGTGAAAGTGCCAGGGAAATGGAAACAGTTCGGGATCCTGGAATAGTGAGTGCCGTACGTGCTATGACTTGTTATAACCAAGAAGATTCAAATCATATGGCTATAGCCGGCTGGAATTACCCGAAAGATCCTATTCTGAATGTTAGCGACAAGTCCTTCAACCTTCAAATACctctcaaacatattttcagcattttcaacgattattcaatgattacatGTGGGCGTCAAACAATACGACTAGTTCGGGCACGAAATGATAATGATTGCTTATATATTACTGAAAAGAATGTCTCTGTAACGCTCTCCACTACAACagctaaaataaacattacaagcGTTGAGCTAAAAGTTAAACATATCTTTCCTAATGAcgacataaaattaaatctcatgAAATCCATTCAAAAAGATCAACCTATAGTTATTCCATTTAGGAAGTGGGAGTTACACGAATTACCCTCAATTACTAAAGGAGCAAGACATGAAGTTTGGGCTGTCAAGACATCCACTTCAGTTGAAAGACCtcgttttgttattgttttctttcaaaccgGCAAACGTAACTTGAGTACAGCTGACccgactttatttgacaatgCCGACGTACAAAGTATAAGACTGTCACTTAATGGTGACTATTGGCCCAATGAAAGAATGCAATTGGATTTCGCTAAAACTGATTACAATGAAGCCTATTTTAACTATACTGAATTCTATCCCAACTACGCAAACTCCACACAGAAGCGCCCCCTGCtggattattcttctttcaagaAACGAGCATTGTTTGTTATCGATTGTTCAAAACAGGAGGAAAGCATGAAGGCATCCACAGTCGATGTGAAACTTGACATTGAAGCAAACATAGGTTTTCCCGAAAATACCAAAGTCTATTGCATCATAATTCACGATTGTGTAATGGAATACTTCCCCCTCACCGAAATTGTTAGAAGCTTGAACTAG